The Priestia koreensis genomic interval GTTTTGCAACGCAGGATAAAGTAACGAGAGGAGAAGCAGCGGCAATGCTTCACCGTGCGTTAAAATATGCAAACTATGACAAAGCGAAACTGAAAGAACTTGGACGCAACTTCGAAGACTTAAAAGATGCTAAAACGATTCGTAGCTCGTTTGCTGGAAAGGACATCGAAGCTCTTTATTTGCTAGGTGTGATGAATGGACAGGATACCGGCTATTTTGATGCGAATGGAAAAACAACGAGAGGGCAAATGGCGAAAATGCTAGATGGTGCTCTTCAAGTCGTGAATTTTATCAATAAATAAAAAAAGCTGCCCGAATCATAGTGGTGACTATGATTCGGGCTTCTTACACATGGGTTTTTGGCGATATAAAGAATGCGGAGGGGCAAGAAATGAGTAAAATTGTATTCACAGCCAGTCAAATTGAGCAGTTAGAAGCGAATCCAAACGTAGCAAACGTATCAGATCGTTCCATTACGTATCATCCTCATTTTAAAATTAAGGCTGTAAAAGAAAATATGGAAGGGAAAAGTCCGTTTCGTATTTTTGCGGCAGCTGGATTTGATGTATCGGTTATTGGTGGTGACAAACCAAGTCAGTGTCTTAGACGCTGGCGCAAAGTATATGCAGATCATGGCGTAGAAGGGTTATATACGGACTCGCGAGGAAAAAAAGAATCTCGATTTGACGGACATTCAAACCTTCAGCAGGAGTTAAAGAAAGCAGAAGAACGAATTAAAGAACTTGAAATGGAGCTACTTTATTTTAAAAAGGCTGTTCGTCTGCAAAAAGCGAGATCTCCGAAGCCACCTATTTTATACGAATATGATCGCTCACTTCTTCCGATCCATCCTATCTATCGTAGCCTATAAGAATATGGATAATTAAACCACCTTTTCGTCTCAGGAAGAGGTGGTTTTTTACATTTTTAACACGCCTCTACTATCTTCATCTCCCTTCTTTCCTGATCAAGTCGGTAGATAGAAATGGAATTATTCGTTAATTTAACAGGTAAAAGGATTGAAGTGAAACACTATTTGTTGCCAAAACCTTCGACGTTACAGTATTCTAATCAATAAGTTATGGAACCAAAGGGAAATCATCTCTCTTTAAGAGATTAAAATAAGTCCATTTTGCTGTACATCAGCAAGAGTGAATATGAACAATTGAAGGTGGAGGTTACATGAAAATCTCAGTAGCTGGAACTGGTTATGTAGGTCTTGTAACAGGCGTCTGCTTAGCAGAGCATGGTCATACGGTTACATGTGTAGATATTGATGAGAGAAAAGTAGCGCTGATGGAATCGGGCGTGTCACCGATTTATGAACCAGGGTTAGAAGAGTTGATGAAGAAAAATAAGGATCGTTTGCATTTTACGACAAACTACCAGCAAGCTTATCGAGATGCAGACGTTATTTTCATTGGTGTGGGAACGCCTGAAAAGAAGGACGGATCTGCCAATCTTACGTCTGTCTATCAAGTGGCTGAGCAAATTGCAGAGAGCGTTGAGAATGATTGTGTCGTCGTCATAAAATCAACCGTACCGATTGGAACGAACGACAAAATTGAATCGTTCATTGAGGCAAGCTTACAGCGAGATGTGAATGTCTATGTCGCATCCAATCCCGAATTTTTATCACAAGGTAGCGCCGTAAAGGATACGCTCAACGCGTCACGTATCGTCATTGGAGTGGAAAATGAGGCAGCGGGTGACGTGTTGCAGACGGTATACAAAGATTTTAAGGCGCCCATCGTCGTCACCAATCGAAAAAGCGCTGAAATGATTAAGTACGCTTCGAATGACTTCTTAGCATTAAAAATTTCCTTCATTAACGAAATTGCGAACCTTTGCGAAATCATTGGTGCTGATATTGAAGACGTGGCAAAGGGAATGGGCTTTGATAAGCGGATCGGAGACCAATTTTTAAAAGCGGGGATCGGCTACGGAGGCTCGTGTTTTCCAAAAGATACGAAGGCTCTACACTGGCTTGCGAACTTTCATGATTACGAACTGAAAACGGTCAAAGCGGCCATTGATGTCAATGAAAATCAAAAGCTGAAGCTCCTAAAGAAATCGCGCAAGTATTATGATCGTTTAACAGGCTTAAATGTGGCTGTGCTAGGGTTGACGTTCAAGCCTGGAACAGATGATTTGCGCGAAGCACCAACGCTTGTGAACATTCCCTTAATGATTGAAGACGGCGCAAACGTAAGGGCATGGGACCCGGTTGGAATGGAGAACTTTAAAAAGGTTCATCCAGAAGGAGTGACCTACTGTTCCTCAATTGAAGAAGCCCTACAAGAAGCAGATATCTGTTTTATTTTCACCGAGTGGGAGGAGATTAAGGCTACTTCCCTCGACAAGTACCGGACCTTAATGAGACGTCCGATTGTAATAGATGGGCGCAACTGCTATCGCTTAGCCGATGCGGACAAAGCGGGCATTCTGTATGATTCTATTGGACGCGAGACGATTTCACAAACTGAAACGTCATTTGTATAGATCCTCTAAACAAAAATCCGGGAGAAGGAATTGTCCTTCTCCCGGATTTTTTGTTATGGCTTAAACAGGTGCTTTTTTGCACGCAGTTTTTTTCTTGCTGTTTTCCCCCACGCTTTTACCGTTTCCTCTGACACACCGTACGTGTGAGCCATCGTTCGAAATGAATAGCCGTGAACGACATGATCCATCACATACGTTAATTCTCTTGCCGACAACCCTTCTAAATAAGGCGATAAGTATTCCTGTTCTAAATACGTGTGTTCATAAGAAG includes:
- a CDS encoding UDP-glucose dehydrogenase family protein, coding for MKISVAGTGYVGLVTGVCLAEHGHTVTCVDIDERKVALMESGVSPIYEPGLEELMKKNKDRLHFTTNYQQAYRDADVIFIGVGTPEKKDGSANLTSVYQVAEQIAESVENDCVVVIKSTVPIGTNDKIESFIEASLQRDVNVYVASNPEFLSQGSAVKDTLNASRIVIGVENEAAGDVLQTVYKDFKAPIVVTNRKSAEMIKYASNDFLALKISFINEIANLCEIIGADIEDVAKGMGFDKRIGDQFLKAGIGYGGSCFPKDTKALHWLANFHDYELKTVKAAIDVNENQKLKLLKKSRKYYDRLTGLNVAVLGLTFKPGTDDLREAPTLVNIPLMIEDGANVRAWDPVGMENFKKVHPEGVTYCSSIEEALQEADICFIFTEWEEIKATSLDKYRTLMRRPIVIDGRNCYRLADADKAGILYDSIGRETISQTETSFV